Genomic segment of Strix uralensis isolate ZFMK-TIS-50842 chromosome 14, bStrUra1, whole genome shotgun sequence:
TAATTACTATCCTGGCTACACTTAATACCTCTTATGATTTGCACTACATTGGTATTATAGATACAAAAACTGAAGTGTTGGCTGTCTTAGTTTTCTAAGATACTTAAATTAACGTTCAGGTGCAAGCCTGAACTTTTTCTAAAATGACTGctgctgtatttatttgttgtttgtcTAAGTAGCAATCTCTAAGAATTTGCTTGGAGGGATCAGCTTAATGTACAGGTATAGTGAAGTCCACTAGAaacaataaaatttttaattaaaatctcaaAAGTATTTGGCAGTTGAAGATTTGAATGAATTATCCCTTATTTTCTCAAAGGTTATAATTGAATCTTCATCTTaaaaagggtttgttttttattgctTTACTGACATATGACAGGGGGTGAGGGGTTAAATTCTGTTTTTTGAGAAGACACACGTATTTTGATGCCTctaaaaaaacctgttctgtttAGGTCCGTTACCGTGAACGTATCACAATTCTTCGAGGGAACCATGAAAGCAGGCAAATCACACAAGTATATGGTTTCTATGATGAATGTTTAAGAAAATACGGAAACGCAAATGTTTGGAAATACTTCACAGACCTTTTTGATTACCTGCCTCTAACTGCCTTGGTGGATGGCCAGGTATGTTGATATTTGACAGTTAAATGTTACTAGTTGTAAAGGGAGCTATTAACACTGTATTCTATCAGCTTTCAGCTTTAAAGGAATCTCTTGCAGATTTTCTCCTAATCATTTATACCAAACAATTATAATTGCACTGATACAATGAATATAAGTGAATGAGATAAACTTCATTTATCTAACTCTTCCAGATTTTCTGTCTACATGGTGGCCTCTCTCCATCGATAGATACACTGGATCACATCAGAGCACTTGATCGCTTGCAGGAAGTTCCCCATGAGgtactgaaaaacaatttttctaaatttctgggATTCATGATTCAGCATATATTGGGTATTTTGATTACGCAGgctgaaaattaaattcaaaacaaCTTAGCAATATGCAAGTGCCTGTCTTCCTGTTAttgttttttgaaggaaaagtaaGGGGCGTGTTCTtgcctaaagaaaaaaacatattttattgtgCCTAGAATCTTAACAGGTACCACTTAATGATCTCGGAGGTGAGAACAACTCCTGTGAAAACTCTTTGTTCAGGTTACCTTCTTGGTAGTGTTTCAGATGTGGACTGCACTAGCTGTTGTAGTTgataggcatttttttttttgaagtctaaAAGAGGTGCTGCAAGAAGTTGCACAGGGGTGGTGTgtgtgcaggtttttttgtgggtttgtttggttttttgcacTCTGTTTCTGAAACATCTTCTGCATCTTTTATAGGGTCCAATGTGTGACTTGCTATGGTCAGATCCAGATGATCGTGGTGGCTGGGGAATTTCTCCTCGAGGTGCAGGTTATACATTTGGACAGGATATTTCAGAAACCTTTAACCATGCTAATGGCCTTACGTTGGTTTCAAGAGCTCATCAGTTGGTAATGGAGGTGAGCAGGAGAGCCCGTGTGTTTAAACTTTTGGTTGCGTAGTTGGTCCATTAATACCATACCCAGTGTGTCAGAGATGTTCATGTGCTGCTGTGACAACTGATGATCCAGCTGAGAGTCTTCCAGAAACTCCACCTTGACAGTATTCATGTGCTACTAAAGGAGTTTCTCAATTTGACAGTGGAGTAACCTTTATTTTGgccttttttctgaaaatttaagtAACATCCCAAAACAGACTTTAGTAGCAGAGGTGGTATTGCATTTCTGTGTAGATGAAAAGGTTCCTAAATGTAAATGCTAAGTCCCTTGGTAAGAAAATGCACACAAATATGTGTGCCttgaaaaaaagatgcattttttcctttttaccttgGATATGTGGTTTTGTTCTTAGTCTCTAGTTATCCCTGGCagttaagatttttaaatgtatgtctgGATTCTGGTCTTGGTGATCACAGCTGAAGATTCAGAATAGCTAATGTACTTCAGGATTggtgttttaattttcttaactTCAATGCAATGGAGAATTCTTGCTgagttatttttagaaatatgttTAGCTCATGCTTACTAGTAAGAAGCAACATATGAaggccaaaatttatttttacccttttttctcTCAAGAAGACAAAGACACAGCCTTAATCTTACTTGATACTACAAATGCCGCTTAGGGTTTTGCGCATAAAAAATTCAGTTAGTAGTCAGGTGGTTTTGTGGGGCACAACAAATGAACTTggctgtaataattttttttctctctccagggATACAACTGGTGCCATGATCGGAATGTAGTAACAATTTTCAGCGCTCCAAATTATTGTTACCGCTGTGGCAACCAGGCTGCAATTATGGAACTTGATGAT
This window contains:
- the PPP2CA gene encoding serine/threonine-protein phosphatase 2A catalytic subunit alpha isoform — translated: MEEKVFTKELDQWVEQLNECKQLSEGQVKSLCEKAKEILTKESNVQEVRCPVTVCGDVHGQFHDLMELFRIGGKSPDTNYLFMGDYVDRGYYSVETVTLLVALKVRYRERITILRGNHESRQITQVYGFYDECLRKYGNANVWKYFTDLFDYLPLTALVDGQIFCLHGGLSPSIDTLDHIRALDRLQEVPHEGPMCDLLWSDPDDRGGWGISPRGAGYTFGQDISETFNHANGLTLVSRAHQLVMEGYNWCHDRNVVTIFSAPNYCYRCGNQAAIMELDDTLKYSFLQFDPAPRRGEPHVTRRTPDYFL